The Terriglobus roseus sequence AATTCCGCGACAACATGGCGAAGTCCATCGGTGCGGAGCTGCTCGTGTGGCGCAATGAAGAGGCTCTCGCAAACGGCACCAATCCCATCAAGCTCGACACCAAGCGCTGCTGCGGTCTGCTGAAGACGCAGGCGCTGCTCGACGGTCTGAGCCACTACGGCTTCACCGCGGCCTTCGGTGGCGCTCGCCGCGACGAAGAAAAGTCGCGCGCAAAGGAACGCATCTACAGCTTCCGCGACACAGCCGGCCAGTGGGATCCGAAGAACCAGCGCCCCGAGCTCTGGAACCTCTACAACGCCCGCATCCACCCAGGCGAAAGCATTCGCGTCTTCCCGCTCAGCAACTGGACGGAGGTGGATGTGTGGCAGTACATCCACGAAGAAAACATCCCCGTGGTCGATCTCTACTTCGCGAAGGAGCGGCCAATGTATTTGCGCGGCGACGCGTTGCTGCCCACCGAGCAGGACTTCGTGGCACGCCTTGGTGAGAAGCCCACCATGGTCAAGAGCCGCCTGCGCTCGCTCGGCTGCAGCCCCTGCACCGGCGCCATTCGCAGCGACGCCGACACCATCCCAAAAATCATCGAAGAGATCCTTGGTTTCCGCTCGTCCGAACGCGCCAATCGCGTCATCGACCACGACCAGGAAGGCTCCATGGAGATCAAGAAGCGCGAGGGCTACTTCTAAACATGAGCGCTTTGAATAACGATCTCGTCGAGTTGAAGCTGGACTCCACTTCGCATGCCTCCAACGACCAGGCGGCCAACGGAGCGCCCTCGGGCGAACCCGAGTCCTGGAATCCCAACATTGCGCTCCACAATCCGCACCTCGGCCAGACACCCGAGCCGGAACCGATTCACGTGTCCGCCGAGTTCGCTGCGAACTTCAACATCAGCGACTACCTCGCGGAAGAACGCGGCAAGGACCTGCTGCGCTTCTCCACCGCAGGCTC is a genomic window containing:
- the cysD gene encoding sulfate adenylyltransferase subunit CysD, producing MATLTPSLPPVTAAPPRLSHLRLLEAESIQILREVAAEFEKPVMLYSIGKDSSVMLRLAQKAFYPGPIPFPLLHIDTGYKFREMIEFRDNMAKSIGAELLVWRNEEALANGTNPIKLDTKRCCGLLKTQALLDGLSHYGFTAAFGGARRDEEKSRAKERIYSFRDTAGQWDPKNQRPELWNLYNARIHPGESIRVFPLSNWTEVDVWQYIHEENIPVVDLYFAKERPMYLRGDALLPTEQDFVARLGEKPTMVKSRLRSLGCSPCTGAIRSDADTIPKIIEEILGFRSSERANRVIDHDQEGSMEIKKREGYF